A stretch of DNA from Gimesia chilikensis:
CGAAGGCCCGCGTAAACAGCGTGCCTTCCTGAGCCAGCTGATCAATGTGCGGCGTTTTGATGTCTTTGTTGCCGTAACAACCCAGCGTCCACTCCCCGTGGTTGTCGGTCATGATGATCACGACGTTGGGCCGCTTCTGTTGCGCGGCCTGCAGAAAACCGGCACTTACCAGCGCGACGACAACGATCAGACAACGTACGACAGAGGAATTAAAGAAGCGTGACATGAGCAGAACCTTCCGGTAAGAAAACAGAAAACGCTGGCCAGGTTGAGCACTTTCAGCATGCCGCATTCGATTCTGTTTTGCAAGTCGTCTGCCTGATGACGACCCATTTCATTGGCTCTGCCGACCTTCGCCGCATCAATAATGCGGCGGTTTCTCCTCGAGGGGGTCCCGTCCTTCGTCCTCTTCTTCGAGTGTCCCGATGCGGTTATCCAGTAACTTCATGGATCGACTCAGTTTGTCCAGCACATCATTCTGATGCAGGATCGCCGTGTTCAATTGCTCAACATCGTGCTGCAGGTGCATCAGCACCGATTCAATCTGGTTCAGGCGGGAAGAGACTTCTTCCAGGGGAGAAGCTGATTCACTCATGGGACTTTGATCTTTCGGGAAAGCGGCTTTTCAGCGGGGTCCAGCCGGTTATGATGTAGGGAGATTTTATTCGCGCACGGTCCACTTTGAAACAGGCTCAGGTCAGATTCATCATGATTCCCGCATTTCGACTTCGCTTGCTGATGTTGTCCCTTCTCTTTACGCTGTTTCAGGCCTTGCCGGCAGAGGCAGCTCAGCAGCGGTTTGAGGTCCAGTTTACGGAGGCCGTCCATCCACAGCCGTTTACGGGGCGCGTCTATCTGTTCTTCACCCGCTCCGGTCGTGAGCCCCGGCTGGGTCCTTCGTGGTTTAATCCGGAGTCCTTCGTGGCGCGGGATGTTACCAACTGGAAGCCGGGCGAGCGGCTCGAATTTTCTGCCAAGACTCCCGGTCTGCTCTCTTATCCAGACCCGTATGCGGACATGAATCTGAACGGTTATCAGGTGCAGGCTGTCGCACGTTTCAATGCAGGGGAACCGAAGATCGGCACCGGCCCGGGCAACGGCTATAGCCAGGTTCTCCGTGTGCCCTCCGTGGTCTCGACTCAGCCGCCGTTGTTAACTATTGATTCACTGGTACCCGCGAAACCGTTTCCCGAAACCCGCTGGAGTAAACAGATCCGGGTGCGTTCTGAACTGCTTTCCAGGTTTCATGGCCGCGAGACATTTCTGGAAGCCTCGGTCTTACTGCCACAAAGTTATTACAGCCAGCCGCAGCGGAAATATCCCGTCATCTATTCCATTCCCGGGTTTGGCGGCGACCATCTGCGGGGAATCCGGAATGAACCGATTGCCGAACAGAATGAGCAGGGGGTTGAGTTTCTGCGGGTGCAGTTGAACCCTCAGTGCCAGTGGGGCCATCACGTGTTTGCCGATTCCGCCACCAATGGCCCGGTGGGGAAAGCCTTCACGACTGAGTTCCTGCCGGCACTGGAAAAGTCTTTCCGGGCGATCCCCCATCCACGGGCGCGATTCCTTACCGGTCATTCCTCGGGAGGCTGGTCTTCGCTGTGGTTGCAGATTACTTATCCCAATCAGTTTGGCGGAACCTGGAGTACCGCTCCCGACCCGGTCGACTTTCGCGACTTTCAGCTGATCAATATCTACGAAACGAACAGCAACGTCTATCGTGATGCGAATGGCCGACCACGGCCATTGGGGCGTCGTGGCGGGAAACCGATCCTCTGGTTTGAACCATTCGCGAAAATGGAACAGGTGCTCGGTTACGGCGGTCAGCTAAGAAGCTTTGAAGCTGTCTTTTCCCCGCGTGGCGCTGACGGCAGGCCACTGAAACTGTATGACCGGGAGACGGGGAAGATCGATCCCCGGGTTGCCGAAACCTGGAAAGCGTATGACATTCGCCTGATTCTCGAGGAGAACTGGGAGAATCTGGGCCCGCAACTGGCGGGTAAAATCCACGTCTTCATGGGTGAGGAAGATACGTTTTACCTGACGGGAGCCACGGTGCTGCTCAAACACTCGCTGGATAAACTGAATCAGCAATTTGACGCGCAGTCGGTCGTAGAAATTCATCCTGGTAAAGATCACTCGACGCTGATGACCCGGGAACTGGTGATGCGTATCCGCCGCGAGATGGTGCAGGCGTTTCTCGCGCATCGGGCAGAGATCGAATCCGCGCTGAAAACAGAGTCCCGGTAAA
This window harbors:
- a CDS encoding SlyX family protein — encoded protein: MSESASPLEEVSSRLNQIESVLMHLQHDVEQLNTAILHQNDVLDKLSRSMKLLDNRIGTLEEEDEGRDPLEEKPPHY
- a CDS encoding alpha/beta hydrolase-fold protein, which produces MIPAFRLRLLMLSLLFTLFQALPAEAAQQRFEVQFTEAVHPQPFTGRVYLFFTRSGREPRLGPSWFNPESFVARDVTNWKPGERLEFSAKTPGLLSYPDPYADMNLNGYQVQAVARFNAGEPKIGTGPGNGYSQVLRVPSVVSTQPPLLTIDSLVPAKPFPETRWSKQIRVRSELLSRFHGRETFLEASVLLPQSYYSQPQRKYPVIYSIPGFGGDHLRGIRNEPIAEQNEQGVEFLRVQLNPQCQWGHHVFADSATNGPVGKAFTTEFLPALEKSFRAIPHPRARFLTGHSSGGWSSLWLQITYPNQFGGTWSTAPDPVDFRDFQLINIYETNSNVYRDANGRPRPLGRRGGKPILWFEPFAKMEQVLGYGGQLRSFEAVFSPRGADGRPLKLYDRETGKIDPRVAETWKAYDIRLILEENWENLGPQLAGKIHVFMGEEDTFYLTGATVLLKHSLDKLNQQFDAQSVVEIHPGKDHSTLMTRELVMRIRREMVQAFLAHRAEIESALKTESR